DNA from Cottoperca gobio chromosome 4, fCotGob3.1, whole genome shotgun sequence:
TTGATTAGAGCCAGATGATGGGAACTGGTCCGGTGGTGCGGATGTGAGGCGAGACGCAAAAGAGTGCTTTGCTAGTTTTCTGCGATAGCCCTTGTTCGTCGTGTGCATGTCCACGACTGGGACAAACACACCTGAGCCCCTGTGCAGGTGACATCCAGGGGGCGCTGTAAGGATTATTGTCTCCCGCTGTTCTTGTGCATCTTTGAAGGTAATGTAGATATATTTAGAGCCCTTCGAAGATCTTCTGTGTGGCTTGGTGAGGATTTGTTTTTCCAGTTTGTGCTCTCCCAGGTAGAACAGGTGTGACAGGATGCTCTCACCCCCTGGGGGCAGAGTTCATGTGATCACCCCTAAAAAAAGACTTGGTCTTGATTAGGAGGAACAGACTTCAGTCTTAAAATCCCTTTTAACCCGTTTCATGAGAAGTGGTACAAGCCAAACGAGTAGATTCCTCCTCCAGTTTGTTAGAAGTTTCCTTCTAAGAGACACTATTCCAATTGTagagttgttttcttttgactTTGTTAGAGTAATTATATTCCACAACGCACAACATCTAAGGCACGTACGTGATATTAACTTATTTTGCTAGCTGTGCCCACTGCTTTCTTATTTCCAACCACATAGTTTTACTTAAAATTCCATCCATTCGTGTAACTTGAgatttcttctcctctgtctttaCTGAAGACCCAAACACAGTTTTAAGCTCATCAATCTCATCAAGTTCACTCTTAATTTCCAAAAGCATGTGTTGATATCAGTTCTGGTTTGTGGAGCATTATACCTTCTACactaaaatgtttctaaaaggtgtcaagaataataattaataatctgAGCTAATTCAGAACTGATCACAGACCGAAGAGATCACCAGCATAAtgattaaaagaagaaaaagttgtACATGATTAATCTTTTGTTGTAAAAATTGCTTACTGTTAGCCAGCTGCACATTTATGATAATTAGCTGACATTCACAACATTAAGTGTCTAAAACTCTAGCAGACCTACTCGCCAGGATTAGAACTGCaactgattgttttatttagcgATTATTCGACTAATTGTTTGATCTTTGTTCTTTATGAAAAagagtccaaaacccaaatgtTATCAATCTATGATCAcataacacaaagaaaagcagcttttTGCTTAAAAAAGTGACTTgaaagattaatcaattatcaaatgTGTTGTAGATTTATCGACTAATCATGTCAGTGAAATTCAACCCATTTCCAGTTTGCTCTCAATGTGTTTCAGCCTTATGCCCATGATTGTTTGTATAGCTTAGTTAAGTGAGGTTTTATCTTTAGTCCATGAGATGCTTCGGTTTGTCACTTTTTGCACTGCTGTTAGTCCAGCACGGTGCTATAAAGTCtcacattttattgtgaaagaacATGTTCTTATTTCCAGTTATAAAAGGATTTCACGTCGCTGCTGTAGAGAGCCCGATGTCTcctcaggctgctgctgctcagctcTGGTAGCGACGTGTCAGGCACAGTTTGTGTTGCAGCGTGGCGCTCTCTAGTGGACGGGGAGTTTAGCTGCGCTTTGCTGACACCTGCTGCCtcatcttctccctcctttttttctccatcagcctggaaaagcagaaaataaatattattttgtatgcgtctgctgtaaataaatgttatcccatgactgtgtttttgttgataTTTCTGTTCATCTTCAGAtgtgaaaatagttattttaggATGACTTGCAACAGGCACGATAAAGGTAAAGATACTGTGACTGATTTTAAAAGTCCCTTTGGAGATGCCAAAATTTGATGTAGCGCTACTGtaataaaatgcacaataaataatggaaaataaaaattacTATATGCATGTATACTATGGATGCATTATATAAAATGATAGTAATgcaaaaagataaaagataatcgtaactactttgataattaattaatcgtTAAGCAATTCAGCTGGTAAAGGGCAATGTGGGCGAAGGGTGCTGCAATGCTAACGGCCGGAGCCGCCTTTCTGAGCCGGGCTGAATCCCCCAGGCAGACTGCGCGGACCCCATCTATTGAAAAATgtctaaatatgtttatatgtctACACAAATCAATTATTACATGCTTCTTTTCTGAATCTTTGTGATCAGTCACCTGCGGTTTCGAGCCTCCACCAGCTCACTCAGCTGGTCCTGAGCCGCTCTGAGCTCCTCCAGACTCTGCTGGTAGCCGAGATCCCCTGAGCCCGACCTCTCCATGAGGGAGACCTGGTTGGACAGCTCGCTGGTTCGATCCCGCAGCCGCTGGATGGACATGTACAGGTTCTCATCGTCTTCCTCCTACAGCCACAGCGAGCAACGGAGAACAGCACGGCAAGTGGAAGTTATCATTTATTAACTTTCAGTAGAATTCAAATtaatctctctcccctctccttatGCATAAATACtagaaattaaatacattaaaaacaatgtctGATTTTTTTCAGTAGtatattcctttaaaaagcCCATGTAAAATAAAAGGACTTTCCTCCGCAGGAAACACTGGTTACCTTTGCATTGACGATCTCTATGTGAACCAGAAGGGACGCCAACTCCAGCTCTTCACTGTAGCTGTTCTTAAGAGGGATGCTCCTGtagcctgaaaacacacagcacattgtgaaatattgtgtctgtatttcatttgttttcagcaAGAAGAATTTACATTTTTCAGCTCTAGCTTTGGTCTCCTCAGCTTCACCAGCTGTGTTTGAGATATGCTCTGCGTCGTCTTGAATTGCTCTGATGTTGACATGACATCATATCCTCAGCTTGTGGTTAAAATTTTATTTGCCACCTCTCCATTGCTGTGGTAAGTAAGTCTAAAttccctttttttctgtttttcttgttcTCACATGACTTTATGACTTCATACCTGATACTCAAGAGGTTCTGATCTAGCTCACCCGCCTGACAAGTGTAACATTTGGAAGTGTACTTTATACTATCgcgtgtgtgtatactgtatatatatttatataatgtatattttacagTTACTTTGTTTACTGATGTACTGagtatattatcattataatgtCTTCACTGATGTAATAGATCTATCTGAGTACATATTGATCTTATAAAGTGTTGCAATTTACTCTCTTCTTCCTGTTATTGCGTGCTATTATGATGGTTAATACCCGACGCTCTCGTCGCATGATATTCAAGTTTTACGCTCTAGACACATACAAGTGTACTTTGTGGGTTGTTACAGATCTTGTGTATATTTGGTGTGTTTTCTGTaaattgtattctttattaCCACTATGCGTCTGTTTGTGCATGCttttataaatacttttttggCTTCTTCCCTCagaccagtggcgggccgtgcatttcccacctaggccttcagtgatgtcctacacagtcctacctgaattattccacctcttaataccatcattatgacgtcATGGCTCtataaactatacatttagacagaaacgcagtataaccaggcgtatatatacatatatacatatatatagtataacgaaacatttagttgtaaatagcaggcattcccagcagtacaatgtgcagtgcctctcggaggctgtgagcgaCCAAAtcgacctcttctcctccttcagccattgtgggttgaaaaaaaacagcttgtagaaatctacacaaattagctcgttcaaagtttgctagctctgcctctcaatagtgcatatccaatcaaaagacgtggatgTGCTGACGGTATCgtacgccttctagctggccccggtgtccccaactcgaaatctgattggttaacgccgcaggaggctcgcgagccgtgcaatgagtaacactgcctCAGACCATCAATTACTGTTGGCTTTTTTGTAACACTTAAGCATGGCATTAAATGTACTGGGGTGTGCAGATATTTGCAGTTATTCCACATTCACCTGTTCGTAGCAGACGGACAGGGTAGGTCGCCTGAGCCAGGAAGTTAGGATCACTGAACATGTCCTCCTCGTAGACAGTGAAGCGCAGAAAGGAGAAGGTGGGGTTGTGGATGTCAAACACAAACTGCCTCTGCACCCACACAGGATTCAGACCGTTATCAGCTGGCGGGGGTCAGGAGGAAGAGGCGGTCAGTACACAGCCAGTGAGCACATGAGGACTCAGGATGTTGTAGCCACGAGGCAGTCTTACCTACGACGTCCGTCTTGCATTTGCAGCTGTCGTCATCAGCTCCACAGATGTCCACCTCCACAAAGGGACAGACGATGCTGCGGCCGGTTTTAGGGAGATGACGGGCTCCCAGCACCTGATCCAAGACGAGAAAGCAGACTTGAGAAGCAGCTACGACACTGAAAATGTGTCATATTTAAGTGTGACAAGTAGGTTTCATCCAGTTCTGCCCAAAGACTGAAATCTGGCACAGACATACTTTGGGCAAGTATCTAACGGTAACACTTTTGATGAGTGGGATTTttgaaagataaagaaaaacactAACATTGTGTTTATGAAATGTCTTCCGGAGGAAGTATATTTTACACTGTCCTTGTGAGCATATCTTTGGAATTCAAGTATTGTTCATATAAATACTTGTACTCCTGGGATACAGCCATTTTCTTATGatactatatttagtctctTAGCGCAGAGGACTACTGTTTTTTAccctaaaatataatgaaatgtataGAAAACACTGTATACCCATGTGCCCAAAGACCAAATCTAATATGATaagaaagaaaatcactttTCAGCCGGTTTGACGgatttttataaatgtcttaaaatgtgtGCTTAAGTCTGTCTGACCTGTAACTGGACGGTGATTGGCTCCACATGTAACGTGTCTTTATCGAAAGGGTCAAAGACGTCGTCCCTCATGACATCAGGCTGGGGAACGAAGCCGCTGGCACCTCCCAGCAGGAACAAGGCCTGGTTCAGCTGCATGGGcttatctacacacacacacacacacacacacacacacacacacacacacacacacacacacacacacatcctcagtGTTAAGAGCCTGTTGCTGAAATGTATGACGAGTGTGTCCATCAGAGGACCTGAAAGATGATCCTGGTTATCCTCCCCAAAAACCTCACTAAGACCAAAACTAATGATGCGTTCAAGTACTACTTGTCAcctagaaaaacattttaacgaTGACCACCAGGAAACTGTTATTCTTTCTTCTTAGTTACTATATCTGCCTGGAGACGTAAACTCATTgtatagaagaagaagaaacgtctttttttatttctatttccgTTGCTGACTTTTTTTCTTACTGATTTTCTACCATTAACCATCTCttgacccctcagatttattaATGAATTGCGATCcagcatgtgtttgtataattattattattattattatgcaataTAGTATATTGATCTCTCACCCTAGTAGCCACATTATTGCAGTCAAAATGTGATGATTAGGGTTAccttatttaaatataacaacaCTGTATTTAGATCTTTAAGTTAGAAAGACAAGTAGGAAATGTCAGTGTAGTGAATAAGTCAGTGCTACTTAACTAGTGTTTAGCAACCTAATCATTTTATTGTAACTGTAACACTGCTCATTTCAAATTCTAGTAATACAAATCAAAGATAAACTTGATTACAAATTCTATATATTTGTATCAGtctattttttctcttttctttcagtgttcagtgttcagatctgtgagaatgaaaataaagtacCTGCTATTGTGTACCTGATTGCTTCTATGTGTCTCGTGTTTGCTCTGACATTGTGTAAACGTACACTCGCACACTGACCTGGGGTCTGGAAATTGAGTGCGACCAGCTGGGAGCCACAGAGCCACATGGGCAACGGGTCGTAGTTGGACGAGTCCAGCCTCTGTCCTCGGGGATAAACTCTGGAAAGCTGTCGGCGGTTGTACTGCAGGAAGCGCTTCCCTCTGCTGCGTGTCGCAAACTTCTCCGCCTTAGTCTCTGGGAAGGAGGACATGTCCCGGTAACATGCCCTCTCTGTCCCGATCtctggaagcagcagcaaattaaaaaaaaacgtaaACACAGAAACTTAAGAAGtgagacaagagaagaagagagagcagtTTGATCCTTACTGTCCTCGTTGAAGGGGACGGGTCTGCAGTAGACCACAAGCTCAGACAGCTCCACTGCgatcttcttcctcctctccatttGCTTCTCTTCCTGCAACTGTTACCAAGGAGATAAGACAATCATACTGTTAAACCAATATAGTTACAGTCACAActcttttaaatgattaatattcACATGGTCTCTATTTCATTTATACAATACATTCATATTATTCCCAAGATTTAGTTTGCATCACTTTCTGCGCACTGACCCGTGCGTCAGCGTTCTGTGTGGCCTCTCTGATCTTTGCGACCCAGCCGGTCACGTCCTCCAGACTGTCTGCTGCCACATCCAGGGTCTGAACCGGGTGAGACGACAGCTGCTGGGACTGGATCGTGAACACGTAGGGACGCAAATTCTTCCCGTCCTTATGCACCACTGgacaaagagatggagggaggaggaggtgaagtgtcagagagagagagagttttgtGTCAGAAGGTTTCTCAGGATTGATTATTAGATGTACGTTTTTTTAGGAAGTTTGCTATGAAGACAACAAAACACAGAGTTGATCTACTAATAGAGCTATTTAAAATACCAACAAAAAAAGTGTTAATTTGAATTAGTAAAAAACAGGTTAAAACAGGTGTTAAAAATACTTGTGGCTCGAAAAAGTAGAATTTGCAAATTTTCCATTAGAGTTGCATTACATTAGTCAGAGGGAGAAATGTCATCGCTGAACACCAACCTGCTCAACAGTCTCCTGAGCGTGCAGTATACataaagatgaagaaaatgagTTTCCTTGAATGTTGCTAGATTGTAAAGATAAATGAAGACGTTGAGAATTCCTgcttaaaaacaaagtgattttGTGTGGTTTTCTGTAGGATGTCTGGGTTAAATTGCATAATTCAAATTGGCAAGTCACACTTGACAAAACAGGATAATTGGCCTAAGACAATCTGAAAGAATACACCTCTGTTTGGCTCAGAAACATGTTTGCTTACGGGACTCACCAACATGGCAGGTGGGTACATCAATGAAGCCCTTGAGAAATGTCCCAAGAGGACTGTTCTCTGTGGActgagacaacaacaacagcagaagaTGGATTATAATTGGAAATGTAAACTGGTCATCTGGCATTCTCACAGCTCCAGCTAAGAATCAGAACTCACCACTTCGTTCAGCTCTCTGGTGGGAGAACTGGGAACCTCCTCCACGTAGTTTGCGGGAAACCACAGCTGCTTCTTTCCTCCGTAGTCACCTCGCCACCTAAAGACGCACCACACAGGTTCATGAGAAGCTGCTATAGATGTAACAGGAGGTCACATGGTGCACTGATATTCACTCACCAGCCTCCGTCCTGCTTCTCCACATTGAGGATAAGCGCCTGTTTGGGGAAAACAGAGCTCGTCTTCCCTCTGAGCGCGATAGTCGTACAGAGCTTTGACCgtacactgaaacacacagcagcaagaggcatcatcagtctgtctGCCACAGTGAACTTTTAGATACGAGGACTAGGGGGGGGCCAAAGTCAGAAAGATTTCCATTTCCCCACTCAAAAACATCCCTTTCCTCCTTCAATGCATCTTTCCTAATTAGTTTTTTCCCTTCTTCTTTGAACTCACCTGAAAGCACAACAAGCTCTCAAACTGGAGATACAAGAtttctatctcttctcttctctggtaagccattttattcaatattaaatacataaggctataaaataaattaatatggctatacatttaaatatatatagtataaataaatgaggcaacacattttgtaaataaatataaacataaatgagacaatacaattcaataaataaataaataggtttttatttttcaaaaaagactatatttatttatttcaggggACTTATATTTCATAatgccacatttatttatttcagggtTTATTTCACAgccatatatatttatgtatttatttatttgatattgaaTAAAATGGCAGTCGATACTCTAATATTAGTGATTTAACTTTCACTCCTTTAAATGAGTACATTGCATTACaaacatttctacttttacaACGTTGACAACATTCCTGTactttgtacttgtactgcttCTGCTACAAGTTGTGAATTTCTCTGTTGACGATTATAAAGAAAAGTCTATCCAGATTAGTTTTAATGGTAATAGAATCTGCTAATCATTTACTAGATATGATAGATATGATAATCATTGATTAAAACTGGAGGTCCGCAGCACAATCAGTCTCACTTACCCGAGCTGTGGGCATCTTATTGGCCTCCACGTAGAAATGAGGAGTGCGGACCTCATACAGCGCCCCGTAGTCAAGCTCCTGACACATAAACAACACATAATAATAGTTAGTAATAATGGTTAATCCTGTGGTTTAATGCTGCTATTAAACTCATAAATGTTGGATTTAATGCTGAAATGTTCATCAATGCATACGATATATGAAGGTTAAACAAAGCCAGTCTGGATATTTGTGTTGTGCAAGTAAGACTTAGTGCTTACTGCCACATACATTGTATCGctgtattgttttatatttttaattgtgaTTTTCAGCCACTGGATTCCATTCTATTCATTACACAGtggtataaataataaaaaataaaatgttcagacACATGAAACTTGAATTGTGTAAGCTCTCGGAGGGAAAACCATGTATGAACTTATTGCCTGCAATCTGCAAATCCACAAAATGTATCAACAAGTTTGCTAATTGATTATTTAGGTGTTTTATCAGCAAGAATCATACATTTACTGGTTGAACGAAAACAACCAATATGGCGACTTTTCTTAAAATTGAGATGgacatttttattacaattttctgacatttcctGGACTAGAtggaaaaaaattaattaaaaacaagaaaataaaaaattgacCAGTTACAGTAGTTACTCCCAAatgtatgactttataatatatccAAGAGAATATCAAAGTTGTCAAGTTGGTTGACTTTCACATGGTAcggaaatgaatggaaaccatTGGATGCTTTGTGAAACTGACAGCAGTGATGTAAACGTGTAATATGTGATTTGTGAGCTGTGTGGGACTCACCGTGGTGCCCATGCGGTCCAGAGTGTCCTCGTTGATGGGGTAACGGAGCCTCATCTTGCGGTACAGAGGATGCTTCTCATAGTAGCTCACAAGGTCGACGAGACTCTCAAACTCTGCCGAGCTGCCCAACATGAAGAGACGGCCTTCCTGCTGTATACGACAGTGTTTGATCTTCCCCTCCGCCCTGCAGACACAtggacacagaaagaaagactttTTACcggttttaaaaatgaaactcTCAAAACAGACGAGTTAATGTTGTCGTTGTGCGATTGTCCCTCAGTGTGCGTTTGGTTTTCTACCTGAAGGAGATGGCGTAGGAGTTGTTTTCGCTGCGTTTTCGCACCAAGAAAGCTCCGTCTCTGGGGACACGCATCAGCATGTGTTCAGCCTGAACACGCGACAGACTGGAGTGGAACCACCTGGAGAACACAAAACTAATTTTATTCAGTAACTGATGAATAGTTTTCTCCTCCACTTTCACACAGATCCGAAGAGAAGAGACATCGATGACTCACTCTCTGCTCTCGTGTGCGTTGGGCTGAGGCACGGGGCTGACCAGCCTCATCTCAAACTCGTTGCAGCGCAGAGGCGTGTCTCTGTAGTGGCAGATGAGGCGGTAGAGGCTGTCAAACACCAGGTTGTCGGTCAGGTAGAAGCGCGTGGAGCCAGACTCCTGACGTGAATGGATCCTGCAGTGCTGGACTCGTCCGGAGCGCCTGAAGGAGGAGGGACAGTGGATCTCTACTAATGTGTCATAAAACCCTGGCAGGCTGGAGACAAGAGCTGATTCAAACTTTAAATACTTCCATGGTTTGCTCAAATTCCACACAAGTAgcaatacaaaagaaaacagcagctatacaaataaattctCTCGTTTCAGAAGCTTTCAATCACATCTTGTGGCCTTCCTCCCCCTTCGACTTAAAGGCCACAAGATGTGATTGAAAGCTTCTGAAACATTTTTGTCAAACACTTTCCTTCATAATAACATGTAGTTACAGATTAATTGTTAATTTGCCAGATAAGGAACATATGTATGTAGCTGATGACATGCAGAATTTGATccctttttataataaaatggtTTTAGGTTATTTCCTAATATaatggtttttttttgtttttatattttttatatttccaagACAATAATGTGTAATGgtgtcagatttatttttaactatGGAATTTGTGATAAATTTGTATTTTAtccttatttctattttttttcatGTTCACTTTGAACAAATATTGAAACGTGTTTTTTCTCTCAA
Protein-coding regions in this window:
- the LOC115006734 gene encoding LOW QUALITY PROTEIN: 1-phosphatidylinositol 4,5-bisphosphate phosphodiesterase gamma-1-like (The sequence of the model RefSeq protein was modified relative to this genomic sequence to represent the inferred CDS: deleted 1 base in 1 codon); protein product: MCAARFNGCAEEPAAAGAAGPVTASRMLDWTEAGPRILHSLEMGTVMTVFYQKKSQKPERRTFQIKQDMRQIVWSRNPDKLEGEVDIREIRELRLGKGSRDFERYPEEARKLDAAHCFIVLYGLEFRLRTLSVAAFSEEEVNMWITGLNWLMMDTQRAPAPQQIDRWLRKQFEVMDRSHEGSITVKDVKALLPQINYRVPNMRFLKDKLQEVEARSDLSYPNFSQLYRTLMFDAQKTIIEQLELSFPLRNVDRPELCQISLYDFQKFLQMDQKESWASDLSRVREFLTGYLRGGPQPEPMLQLDEFLTFLFSKENSVCDPRLSPVVADDMKRPLSQYWISSSHNTYLTGDQFSSESSLEAYARCLRMGCRCIELDCWDGPDDLPIIYHGHTLTSKIKFLDVLHTIKEHAFVTSEYPVILSIEDHCSVVQQRNMATHFKKVFGDLLLTKPVDNSAEELPSPYQLRRKILIKHKKLVEGTLYEEVTSASYSENDISNSLKNGILYLEDPIDHTWTPHYFVLTSNKIYYSEETSHYQTADEEEDDEGKEECNNNEQHCAERWFHGKLGGGRDGRQVAEKLLQEYCEGGAKDGTFLVRESETFVGDYTLSFWRSGRVQHCRIHSRQESGSTRFYLTDNLVFDSLYRLICHYRDTPLRCNEFEMRLVSPVPQPNAHESREWFHSSLSRVQAEHMLMRVPRDGAFLVRKRSENNSYAISFRAEGKIKHCRIQQEGRLFMLGSSAEFESLVDLVSYYEKHPLYRKMRLRYPINEDTLDRMGTTELDYGALYEVRTPHFYVEANKMPTARCTVKALYDYRAQREDELVFPKQALILNVEKQDGGWWRGDYGGKKQLWFPANYVEEVPSSPTRELNEVSTENSPLGTFLKGFIDVPTCHVVVHKDGKNLRPYVFTIQSQQLSSHPVQTLDVAADSLEDVTGWVAKIREATQNADARLQEEKQMERRKKIAVELSELVVYCRPVPFNEDKIGTERACYRDMSSFPETKAEKFATRSRGKRFLQYNRRQLSRVYPRGQRLDSSNYDPLPMWLCGSQLVALNFQTPDKPMQLNQALFLLGGASGFVPQPDVMRDDVFDPFDKDTLHVEPITVQLQVLGARHLPKTGRSIVCPFVEVDICGADDDSCKCKTDVVADNGLNPVWVQRQFVFDIHNPTFSFLRFTVYEEDMFSDPNFLAQATYPVRLLRTGYRSIPLKNSYSEELELASLLVHIEIVNAKEEDDENLYMSIQRLRDRTSELSNQVSLMERSGSGDLGYQQSLEELRAAQDQLSELVEARNRRLMEKKRREKMRQQVSAKRS